A segment of the Panicum hallii strain FIL2 chromosome 1, PHallii_v3.1, whole genome shotgun sequence genome:
TGCTCAGTCACAATCTTGGAATAATCCATTGATTCTCTTTATCCAACAATGTTTTATGCAGGAGGAAACCTGCTGTAACGTTCAATACTAACGACAGAAATGAAATGTAAACTGGCAGTGGAAAATTTGTTGTGTTACCCAAGAGGCAAAACTTCTCTGACAAATATTAAGCACCTGAATAGTCTATAAGGTGCACAGGTGATACAATTATTACCAATTTGGAGTAGAAAACTGAAAGAGGACATTTTCCTTGTCATTTTAGCAGATCAAAGAGTTTCTCAGCAACCTGCATAGTAGAAACGATCATAGCAAGTAAGCTAGTGTCTTCCAATAATCTAAGTACCACATCAACAATATGAATAAATATGACTGCACAAAAGCAAGTAGTACTCACACTCTTGTCAACACATTTCCAGTAATCGAAGTACTGGCCAGTACAGTGCTTCTGCCCAGTCTCGTCGTTTTCAATTCTCTTAACACATTTCTGTGCACAACATAAGTGGCATAAGCTCTAGTTCCAGTGTTAGAAGAACAACAGGTACTCAGCAAAAGATACTATAATCTATAGTAACCAATAAGACATGGAGAACTTGAAATGCTTCTATAGAACTGGCAAAAGGCAACTAGATAGCCAATCCTGAAGTTCTAGGATTGTGAGGTTACAACATAAACACAGAACAACAAGGTGGCTGCTGAATACTACTACCATCGTTCCAACTTAGATGATATTGTAAAATGATAGGCCAAACCTAAGTCATCTGAGAATGGTATTAGTAGAATCATCAACAAATGTTCTTCATCATCATTTAATGATCAAAGATGTCTATAGGAGGCCGTGTCCATTTCCTAAGCTTGTTGTTGTTTACATGTAAATAAGGTTACAGCTAAAACAATTGGGGTGTGAATGTGGCTTAAAGCAATAAAATTCCCTTTTACGTTATATGTTACTACTAGTCTCCAAGCAATATATTATAGTTGCTAAAACAAATAATGGAAGGTTCTCTTCTAACGAGCCTAGAGATAGTCCAAAATTGTacacaaataagagataagaggATTTTCTTTGCAGATAAGGTTAAAGCAAAACATAATTTGACATAAAGTAGCCTAAAAAGTAGATACAATGAGCAGCCTATCTGACTTAAACAATCAAGAATTGAACAAAAAGTCCAAAAACACTCTTCATAGAACAAGAAGGTCCCCTCCACATTTTTCTAGCAAATTCGTTGGACAATATCTTTCATGTAAATAAACTAATCATATTTGACTGCACATAGGCAGCAGCCACTGCGAATTGAAGGATCTGATAAAACAACATATTACCTGATATTCGTACCACTGTGACACACACTTAGCCTTTGAGCGTTCCTCTAGGAGTGCCTTGGGATCAGATACCTCCTCATCCGCCCTGTAACAGAAAGCAAGAACCGGGGATTAAAACAAAAAATCAAATTGAATATCTATCATAGGATAACTCAAACAAATCCAGTAAAACGGGCAACTACAATCTAGCGCAAACATATATCATTACTTATAAAACAATAAAAGCAGTTTGTATTTTCTAAGGAAGTTTTAAGAAATATTTTGGCACACCACACATTTCAAGACCACTCGCATAAAAATCTAAACTACAAAGATCACCACAGAGCTGATGTAACATTTTGGTTTCCAATGACATGCTAACTGCAAAATTgtggaagcagaagataacacatgATCCCATCACCAAGCTTGGTGCCAGAGTTTCACGTAAATCATAACTTAGAGAGGATCAACGACTTGCTTTTTTAGCTATTCTAACATGAATACTGTGCTGAATGAATATAGACCTGAGGAATCATCTAGGAAAGTTTTAGCATGTACAAAAAAAGCTTCAAGTTTATCAATGCCAGATTTGGTGAATATAACGAACAGAGGCAAGTGTTGGGAAACCAGAACAAGCACAATTGTTGTAAAAGCTAGCTCCCTGGCCTGCCTAATGAGATATGCACCACCATTCTGCCTAACACCCAAACACTGCCTAGTCCTTGTTAGGTGCTACATGCTGCCTAACCTCCTGCCTAGCCTGTAAACTTCTTACAACACTGATCAGTAACATAAAAGCAAGTGTGGCGCTGCCATCAGTCCTGGAATTAGCAATCGCACAGACTCAAACATCAGGAATCACACATAGGGGAAGTAACAAGATGAGGCAAACGTTTGTTTGATGACCCATGCCTCATCCTTGCAGACGAGGCAGGCTGGGTGAGGCTGGCACTCCTACACCCTATGACCCTGGCCAGCACGACCGCAGCAATTACAAATTCACCGCACCGATTTGCAACAGGGCGTTACGCCCGTCTATCAAACCCAATACATTGCATCCACGATTATCCTAACAAAGCGTCCACGAATCACTAGAGGCACGCCGGATCCGAGCATGGGCAAAGAGAACCCGGTCGATCCGCACGTGACGCTTGGATACGGATCAGCGCGAGGAGAGCGCGAGGAACGGAGCCTGGATGGGGATGGATCTGATCGGATTACTCACATGGGAGCGACGAActccgagctccggcgagcagaGGAAGACCCCCTAATCCAACTGCAGAGGACAGCGGCCATTAAACCCAGGTGAAGGAAGAGAAATAGATGGTCACGAGATGTAGATGGATCTGGCGACTCACCGGAGCGAGGGGAGAACGGCGAGCACGGAGCGGGGCGGCGAGAATGGGGAGATGTGACGAGCgaagggaggaggagaagaagcttCCGGACCTACGGGTGGGTTGGCGAGGATGCCGTCTCTTGGGCTGGGCCGCACTGGTGTGAGATTGGGCCACCCGTCTGGTGGGCTTGGCATATGAGTGCCTGCGGCCTGCGGCCAGTTTTGGCCCTGTTTGGTTCCGATTATTTTGAATTTTGAAGGCTCGATTTTAGAAAACCTTTGTCTGATCATGGCAGCGACCAGCGACGATCTTCAAGTGATATCTttccaaaaagaaaaaacaacCTTCAAGTGAAAAACTCGTGAGGTTGATAaataaagaagaagaagaaaaatcaTGATGTATGTCTATCACAAACTAGAGTGTTTGGGTTGGCGTTTTCgaatgcttttgaaatttttcgttGTCGGTTGATTGGAGTTCAAAAGCGCCTATCTCATTCATCGCAACTCAAACTAAGCCAGGCGTGAATCCAAATTTGCATTAAATGTGTAAGGATTTGAGCTTAAGTTTTCGCAAACTTAGCGAAGAACTTTTCATGAAGTAGATTTATGAAATCACATAAAAAGCGTAGGTTTCCTACTCAATTTTCTAGAATGTATCCTAAGTGAGAGTAGGACGAGCAAGATGtactttttcttaaaaaaatggGCAAGACACGTAGGAAGCACACCGGAGTTAATGTTTTATTTAtgaggctagttttatgtgtgGCAGCAAAACAAATAGCTACCACACATTCTCATGTGTGCCTAACTTTAAGTGTGGTAGCAAAACAAACAGCTACCCCACTTTTTTACCAGATGCCTAATGTTAGACGGAGTAATAAACCAAACACATACTTCAATTTAGGCAGCTTAGGCGTGCCACACCTGTGGCAGCACGCTAACCTTAGGCGTGGCGTCTTAGTTAACAAACCAAACACGCCATTAGCAAGTTGTGTACTGTACGCATCAAGGCTCCCCTAACTGACAATAAAAACCAAATTTTGTGTCAACCAAAAAAATTACTTGCGTAGGTCTGGATCAATTCGCAGACCCCCATACGCTGCGCGCGCCACTACGAACATTTTCAAAATCCAAATCATAGTCCACCGCCGAAACACGAAAGTTTTTCCATTTCCGCAAACCCCCTCCCGCCGCCTGCGAACTTTTTTACTTCTTCCCCTCCTCGCCGTTTCACTTTCACCGCCAAAACACAACCAAGCCCGCCAAGCTGGCGCGGCCTCAAAAGAAACCGAGAACCACCTTGACACACCGACCTGTGGGTCCGCAGATCCTCCATGACCAAACGCCAGCCAATAGAAACCCACCGCCACCCATCACGCGGATCGCCAGACCGTATCCGCCTCATCCGCGCCGTCCATCCCCATCCGACGCCTCTCCGTCCACGCGCCCATCCCCCCGTAAAAATTCCGGCTCCCCGCTTCCTTCCCCGGCTGGACGGCTCCCCACCTACAAATACCCGCCCCGCCCCATCGCCCCACCTCACTCCCAAATTCCCCCGGCAAATCAAATCCTCcgccctttcccctcgccgccggctcgCCGTCCTCCGCGCCCACCGAGCCCCGATGGCCCGCACGAAGCAGACGGCGCGCAAGTCGACGGGCGGCAAGGCCCCGAGGAAGCAGTTGGCGACCAAGGCGGCGCGCAAGTCGGCCCCGGCGACGGGCGGCGTGAAGAAGCCCCACCGCTTCCGCCCCGGCACCGTCGCGCTCCGCGAGATCCgcaagtaccagaagagcacGGAGCTGCTCATCCGCAAGCTCCCCTTCCAGCGCCTCGTCCGGGAGATCGCGCAGGACTTCAAGACCGACCTCCGCTTCCAGTcctccgccgtcgccgcgctgCAGGAGGCCGCCGAGGCATACCTCGTCGGGCTCTTCGAGGACACCAACCTCTGCGCCATCCACGCCAAGCGCGTCACCATCATGCCCAAGGACATCCAGCTCGCGCGCCGCATCAGGGGCGAGAGGGCCTGAGCGGGCCTACCTCCCCCCACTGCTGCCCCCGCCGTTGTCGATCCCCTCTTCTCGCGGTGTCTGCTTGTAGGATCTGTGCTTCTCTTGGGTTCCTTCTGGTGGCATGTTACTAGTGTCGTTATGGTTGTTCGTAGTGATAGGAGCTGTGTTCGGTCGCTGGGTAACCTGCTTGTTTATCTTGCACGGATGCTGCTGCTGTAATGGTGATCTGTTACCTTAATCTAATGGAAATGAAATGTGCTTCTCAAGTCTCATCTGAATTTTGTTCCACTCCCATCAGTATTGGAAGCTTTTGATTCTGGCCTGTCGGCTTCTGTGCTGTAGTTGCAATTGTGATTGCCTACCTTTGGATTTCTTTGTTGTACTACTGTACTTATGAAATCTTGGACAACGTCATTTTGAATTTGTGCAGTATGTTACGGATTCAGAATGCAGCAATTCGCTCAGGTTAAATTTCAGGCAACTAATATCTAGAAGACACCACCATTTAAGGATTTCCAGAACATATAGCTGACTTTCAGAAATCCTATCGGAAATTTGTTTTTTTGTGTGCTAGCGTAATCCTATCAGAAATTTGTATCAGTCTCATCAGCATGTTCAGTGTTATACTGTTAGATCACCAGCTTTAAGTGACTTCTTGGAAGTGCATTGTGAAGTTTTGGGTAGATTTTGGTTTTACATGGTTCCAGATCATCATCACCATCCTGAATTGTTTTTGATGTATACCATTTTTATGTCACCATCCTGAATTGTTTTTTTGAGGTATTACCATTTTTATGTTGTACTCACGATTTCCCTGCATGTTTCGGTTTAAGTAGGCAGCATTTTGCTCAGGTTTTATTGCAGCTAAGCTACACTGTTTTCAAGTCTTAACAAAAAAAATTTCCATGCAGCCAATGACCTGAAGAAACCATCGTTTGTTTCACGAGTTTCTGCACATATAACTGATTTATTCAGAATCGTAGTCCTGTGCAAAATAACTTTAAATTAACAATTTGACATGTGCACAGATACAAAGCTGGCAGCATCCCCAGTATAGAACATGAATCTCCTTATCAAAAGATGGGATCAAAACAAGGCAATGTGAAACATTTGTACAGTTAGGCTTGTGCCATCCATAACTAGGAGCAGCTAAGACTACACGCTAATCTATAAAAGAAAAACTTCAAATACATGGTTATGTACAGGCTGTCAGTCTACTCCTACCTACAAGGCTACACTGGCATGCTACAGATTCTACCTGTCTGCTCCTCCTAAGAGTTGTACAGAGCGATCACAGTTTGTTACAAAGATTTATGCTCCTTCATGCCTTGCACACCGATGTGGATGCACCCATGTAAACGTCTGTTGCAAGTAGTCTGAAATCGCTACTCGATTACATCTGAATTTAAGATGCCAATTGCTGATTGATGCACATAATCAATCTGACTTTCAGAAACCAGCCAGATATCAGACTCCATTTCTGCTTGCTGCGTGACTTGCGCCACAAATTGGAAGGCAATGCATGTCTACGGTAGTGCCTAACAGTCACTGACTGATAGATAGCAGATATTATCCTGAAGAGGTGGTGAGTCCATTCCATCATAAGTCATAACAGGTATTTACTGCAACTACAAGCCCAAATATCAGTATGGAAAACAAACAGATTAAACTAACAAGTAATTGTGTCCCCTGTTAACCACTGCTTGGCCAAGAAAGAAGTTACAGAGACCAAGAGTGATGAAAGCACAGTGGACTCAAATAGAAAAAGACAAGGAAATAAACAActgcacatcatatacctgctGATTATGTTGTCTGTAACTTGATGGACCAGAAGCGTGATATGTGTCAAGACCTAGTTCCTGAAAGGCAATGACTGTGTGAAGCTAGCTAGGGCTTAAGCCTTGCTGCATTTTCTCATAGTGCAATTGCCCCATTGGAAATGGACTTGAAAGGTCTCCCTGTACCCAAAAAAAAGGAAGAATCAGCCTTACTATATATTTGAAATGAAGTGAGCATAGTTTTCTCAaaatacatgaatatataaaggAAAAGCTAATAAGTCCCACTCCTAGTGTATTAGAGGGTTCTAACATCTCAATTCCGGTGTCTTTAAATTTGTGCGTTAGGATAGTGAGTGCTTATGGTAAGAAAAATTCAAGCATGTTATAGCATCGTAACACCTGAATTTCTGTTTATACCTTAGTGACAGTTAGTTTGTATTGGAATTACAGTTAGTTCCAGACCTGAATTGGACAGGTAGAAAGCACTACTGGTTAGCCAACAGGAACACGATCGGATCATCTCGCCATGGCATTGCTCAGGTCACTACAGGATTTTCAGGATGACGCGCCGAGAATTCCCGTCGTCGTCGCCGTAGTCAGATGTCAAAACGCTCCTCGACCGCGTGTTTGGTTTTGGCTCGCGATCACGCCCAACTTTGTGCCCGGAGTCGACCAAAAGAAACCCAAGGATGACGCAACCGCCGCCGGCTGCGGCGGTTGCTGTCAAACACGAATCGCATTGCATCGGTGGCCGCTACCAGCACGGCCTTCGTTCTCCTCCGGTCATCGATCGCTCCAGTACTCGTTCACAGTAACTGAACTGATCGCCATGTTTTCCGACCCAAAGTCTGGTACCACCCCCTTGGTATTTCACAGTTCAGTGTCCTCTGAACGCACGTACCTGTATGCATTTTTCTGACGGAGAAGAGGTTAGGTTAAGTCTTCCCTTGGTCCGACGGTGGACTAACAATTGACGCCGGCGCGTCTGGCTTTTCTCTTCCTACTACTTCTTATTACTGTAGGAAGGAAGAATTCATCGGCTCAGAGCCCTGCCGTAGGAGCTGCCCATGAATTTCAGACAGATCATGGGGGACTAATGGTCCCGCGGACTGATGAAATCTTTTGGAGTCTGGCCTCTCCTCTCCAGCCCTGCTCGGAACAAAGAAAATCTTTTTTTCCTCCTAGTGGTATATATGATGGGCTGCGAAAGTAAAACCCGCTACTTCTAGTGTATTGTAAAATAATAAAACAACATTTCCTCTAAAGTTGCCATTTTAGGAGTGTTATTTGATTTCTTAGGAGCCGCAAGTCAATTTGTTGCTACATGCATTTTACCTGCAACAGTAGATTAAAAGAATTTACGAAATTTTCTAGCATCATATATCAAGCTCAACCTgtatccttttttttttgcaagaGTGTATCTTAATTGTTGCGATTGGCTATGTACGCTATGGTCGACGAGGCTTCGCTGATCAACTCTCTAGCATAACATAATGGTTTCTCCATTTGAACGAACCGCACAAGATAGTGCAACTTTCTATTGATATTGATATAGTAGGGAAAAATACACGTCTACAGCTCTGAGagtctgtcggtacatacggacagagGTACCTCCTACTAGGGTGTCCAGTTCTACTAGGGTGGTGGACGCGCGATCCGCCTCTACCACCTCCAAACCCTTTGAGCGCCGCTGCCACCTCGCAAGTAAGGGCGCGATGGCGTCTGactccggcgtgtgcgccaagcgcatcgtggtggacgtgtgccaccacatgctcggccgcctttcctcgatcatcgccaaggagctgctcaacgaccagaaggtcgtGGTAGTCCGCTGCGAGGAGATCTGCCTCTCCGCGGGCCTCGTCTGTCAGTAAGTAATCTGACAGAGTGCCCAACCTGATGGGCgcaaggttatccgtgacctcgCCCTTACCCTTCGGGTGACGAGGCGTACGGTCCGggtctgacagctgggatcatggtctccggaccttccccGTGCACttataggtccggcgcctccacgtaccCACAAGGGTAGGGTGCTTTGGAATGGCTACCACAGGTCCGGaacccccagggggtccggcgccgccacgcgtGGGAGCCAGACCCTTATAAGCCTGTCCATCcggactggcctcgggggcccggacctccctttcccccgggaaggggtccggtacCATCACGTGCCGCCTCAAGTTGCCAAGGAGGCGACTGCGGGGCcaaccctgccacgtgcccgtggcagaaggccctccgTGGGATGCCAGCctaactaccgcattaaatacgGGTATGTGGGCTGCGCGcgcccaagacagggcatggcctgcccactgacacactgggcaggtatgctgacaccacggtaagtccgcctgtttccaaggcggcgcgtcgcatcactgTGCATTGTGCGCGGGCAGGGGCGTACAGTCAACTCACAGTGCCGTGCGCGTGAGCAAGGGGTGATGTTGGTCTGCTGCAGgagagctgaggcgtgcgctgccacagtgtgcgcggaggcgatggcgcggcgggtcagcgcagCCCCTTCACCTGTCAGAGGGTACTGgtccaacagtgacagcacgtcttccactgtgcgtaacactgacagcaggtaTTGTGCTggtaaggcggcacatgaccatatcctggctgtagatacgcacatcaacttctcgatcgagaggactacagggaagagctggagaggaagatctccatatctctcatattaCAGGCTCCAgtcgccgggcccacctgtcggggccccgcataGTGTATGCACACCCCTTAGTCTATAAAAGAGAAAGTGCGCTCGTTAGAACACGAGTTCTCGGAGGTTCGGAGAAGGGCGAACAAGGTTTAGAAGTTTTCTCTTAGGCCCGGGACAAGGTCCAACAATTTTCCAAGctttctcaagcaatacaacacacaagtggacgtagggtattacgctccagcggtccgaaccactctaaaatctctGTGTCTTTTCCGTGTTCATCCACCCTTTGATCAAGCGTTCCTAGATCTCCCCCAAACacttcctaaactaggattaggcgggtgcattccgccacccggctggagatttcctccgacagagGCCATAGGCaggaaaaaaataaagaaagaaaaaaaaataagaCTCGTCCGGTTGGATTGGGACATCAATGCGGGTAAGCCCTCAACTTAACTCAAAACTGGCCGGTTGGATTGGGACATTAACGC
Coding sequences within it:
- the LOC112885396 gene encoding histone H3.2 gives rise to the protein MARTKQTARKSTGGKAPRKQLATKAARKSAPATGGVKKPHRFRPGTVALREIRKYQKSTELLIRKLPFQRLVREIAQDFKTDLRFQSSAVAALQEAAEAYLVGLFEDTNLCAIHAKRVTIMPKDIQLARRIRGERA